A region from the Bacteroidota bacterium genome encodes:
- a CDS encoding OmpA family protein: MKKIVYLILALTFSCCGLQAAEMDTLRVYFDNGQTGISGFQQSLIDIFLETHFAQGQMIVAGHADDLGDNVTNLNQSRTRATMVAEYLLGKGVAPSQLLLQAWGETKPLVPNTNAINRTKNRRVEIIGLPYRTTNLDVIGLSPKPITLRNGLSVQYKEMTTQDGKPKQVFMIVLRKGEPLEAVKVDSTVARMSFICGFRKGDYIVKCPNRDAFQHKIEVAENFRCPLDQLVFEDKQVNAAKADRDEKDYVYTATPLDSSYYFLVSLSGTTECNSLDLGFGAGCYTVHPAKIFFDGLKVNYLRGKAAKMPMNQSAKLQVDGSWQLEYTDENPATLKLFAQFVKGKHRKMGFRNVALDQLSFDPERGAYVVTKKDIKKLRKQ; encoded by the coding sequence ATGAAAAAAATAGTCTACCTGATTTTGGCACTGACATTTTCCTGTTGCGGCCTGCAAGCCGCCGAAATGGACACGCTGCGCGTTTATTTTGACAATGGGCAAACGGGAATCTCGGGATTCCAGCAAAGCTTGATCGACATTTTTCTCGAGACACATTTTGCGCAAGGGCAAATGATTGTCGCCGGACACGCCGACGACCTCGGCGACAATGTCACCAACCTCAACCAAAGCCGCACGCGCGCCACCATGGTCGCCGAATATCTCTTGGGAAAAGGTGTCGCACCGAGCCAACTGCTGCTGCAAGCTTGGGGCGAAACCAAACCCTTGGTTCCCAACACCAACGCCATCAACCGCACCAAAAACCGCAGGGTCGAGATCATCGGCCTGCCCTATCGCACGACCAACCTCGATGTCATCGGACTAAGTCCGAAGCCCATTACCCTCCGCAACGGACTCAGCGTCCAATACAAAGAAATGACCACCCAAGACGGCAAACCCAAACAGGTCTTCATGATTGTCTTACGGAAGGGCGAACCATTGGAAGCCGTAAAGGTGGATTCTACAGTGGCTAGAATGTCTTTCATTTGCGGTTTTCGGAAAGGAGATTACATCGTCAAATGCCCCAACCGCGATGCTTTCCAGCACAAAATCGAGGTCGCGGAAAATTTCCGCTGTCCGTTGGATCAGTTGGTATTCGAAGACAAGCAAGTGAATGCCGCCAAAGCAGATCGCGACGAAAAGGATTATGTCTATACCGCCACGCCGCTAGACAGCAGCTATTATTTTCTGGTTTCGTTGTCGGGTACGACGGAATGTAATTCGCTCGACCTCGGCTTTGGGGCCGGTTGCTACACGGTGCATCCGGCCAAGATCTTTTTCGATGGCCTCAAAGTCAATTATTTGCGGGGGAAAGCAGCCAAAATGCCGATGAATCAATCCGCCAAGTTGCAGGTCGATGGCTCCTGGCAATTGGAATATACCGACGAAAATCCCGCGACGCTGAAGCTGTTTGCGCAATTCGTCAAAGGCAAGCACCGGAAAATGGGCTTCAGAAATGTTGCCTTGGACCAACTATCCTTCGACCCGGAACGCGGCGCCTACGTCGTCACCAAAAAAGACATCAAGAAATTGCGGAAGCAGTAG
- a CDS encoding tellurite resistance TerB family protein, translating to MSFMDSILSGGGRSDEFNRQEGYVGILLSIILADGHISKEEVIDFHSAIKKATILKGASSEYLSKCIDKCLRVHDTKGMDELIRLSAEGLSNDIYEGVFATACDMVFSDGSVDPKEIAVMDKIKAYLKINDQFARDCAEVFKAKSSV from the coding sequence ATGAGTTTCATGGATAGTATTTTGAGCGGAGGCGGCAGGTCCGACGAGTTCAATCGCCAAGAAGGATACGTTGGCATCCTCCTTTCGATCATTTTGGCCGACGGCCACATTTCCAAGGAGGAAGTGATCGATTTTCATTCCGCCATCAAGAAGGCCACCATTTTGAAGGGCGCCTCCTCCGAATATCTGAGCAAGTGCATTGACAAGTGTTTGCGCGTGCACGACACCAAAGGCATGGACGAGCTCATCCGCCTGAGTGCCGAAGGTCTTTCCAATGACATCTACGAAGGCGTCTTTGCGACCGCCTGCGACATGGTGTTTTCCGATGGCAGTGTTGATCCCAAGGAGATCGCCGTCATGGACAAGATCAAAGCCTATTTGAAAATCAACGATCAGTTCGCCCGCGATTGCGCCGAAGTTTTCAAGGCAAAATCGTCCGTTTGA
- a CDS encoding T9SS type A sorting domain-containing protein, which yields MQFPPKTHLAFACLISCILRFGMLHAQSPYPLEPGFQIDSVMVTHSGPNKMAWDAVSGHLFYCLPGGDIYEISMPTGQQATEARVAVFADHGITHPQGLHFRDSVLYLSGNTNATPGYVTARISKGTLQPNGSRIWTTVVQTQPHPASKHPFTSVMTDPQGLFLYWASGARTMTGEIFDDNGFHPGRREGAYNSRLYKIPVNTVGLTLPSDSLALDSSGYVFCWGLRNAYDMDWNAAGELFAIDNSGERDDPEELNWLQQGKHYGFPWKMGDHWNPLMNPNYDVNQDPLVNHLCGGYLDGIFAADPTFPAPPNTILQDPILNLGPSAIYYRDSITGLVQNAFDIGGNLRSFTAHRSPLGLIIDRDSLFDGDFAGAGLVLSYMPGGDSTGMSPIAPWGTPGPFVDPCEDMLKLDISWNQGLGEYVMTSRRIIAGFYLPVDAVQVGNDVYVIEQRGGGRSNLWKVSFPLNNSSAISTPLRTYQLEAVPNPTRDKIEIYLHVGKPDLVNLLITDLQGKEVMQAKDWHLQAGDNRLRLDLGKLPAGMYVVRAEGKQGTGALRIVIE from the coding sequence ATGCAATTTCCACCGAAAACACACCTTGCTTTTGCCTGCTTGATTTCCTGCATTCTCCGATTTGGGATGCTGCATGCCCAATCCCCCTACCCTTTGGAACCCGGATTCCAGATCGATTCAGTGATGGTGACGCATTCAGGACCCAACAAAATGGCTTGGGATGCTGTTTCGGGACATCTGTTTTATTGTCTTCCGGGCGGAGATATTTATGAAATTTCGATGCCGACGGGGCAGCAAGCTACCGAAGCACGCGTCGCGGTCTTTGCAGACCATGGCATCACGCATCCGCAGGGTTTGCATTTTCGCGACAGCGTCTTGTACCTGAGCGGGAACACAAACGCAACGCCCGGCTACGTCACCGCGCGCATCAGCAAGGGGACCTTGCAACCCAATGGCAGCCGCATCTGGACCACGGTCGTGCAAACACAACCGCATCCTGCAAGCAAGCACCCGTTCACAAGCGTGATGACCGACCCGCAAGGTCTCTTCCTGTATTGGGCGAGCGGTGCCCGCACGATGACCGGCGAAATTTTTGATGACAATGGTTTCCATCCCGGTCGCCGCGAAGGCGCCTACAATTCAAGACTTTACAAGATCCCCGTCAACACCGTTGGCCTCACGCTCCCTTCCGATTCATTGGCCCTTGACAGCAGCGGCTACGTCTTTTGCTGGGGGCTGCGCAACGCCTACGACATGGACTGGAATGCTGCGGGCGAATTGTTTGCCATCGACAACAGCGGCGAACGCGACGATCCCGAGGAACTCAATTGGCTCCAACAAGGCAAACACTATGGCTTTCCCTGGAAAATGGGTGACCACTGGAACCCGCTGATGAATCCCAATTACGATGTGAACCAAGATCCGCTGGTCAATCACCTTTGCGGAGGTTATCTCGACGGTATTTTCGCTGCCGATCCGACCTTTCCTGCTCCGCCCAACACGATTCTGCAGGACCCGATACTCAACTTGGGGCCAAGCGCGATTTATTACCGCGACAGTATCACGGGCCTTGTTCAAAACGCATTTGACATCGGCGGCAATCTGCGCAGCTTTACCGCGCACCGTTCTCCCCTCGGATTGATCATCGACCGGGACAGCTTGTTTGACGGTGATTTTGCAGGAGCAGGATTGGTGCTCAGCTACATGCCCGGCGGAGACAGCACCGGAATGAGCCCGATCGCGCCGTGGGGCACACCGGGACCCTTTGTCGATCCCTGCGAAGACATGCTCAAGCTGGATATTTCATGGAATCAGGGTCTGGGCGAATATGTCATGACTTCGCGACGCATCATCGCCGGATTTTACCTTCCCGTTGATGCCGTGCAAGTCGGCAACGATGTTTATGTCATCGAGCAGCGTGGCGGCGGACGCTCCAACCTCTGGAAGGTCTCGTTTCCACTCAATAACAGCAGCGCCATAAGCACTCCTTTGCGCACATATCAACTCGAAGCAGTCCCCAATCCGACGCGGGACAAAATCGAGATTTACTTGCACGTCGGAAAGCCGGACTTGGTCAACCTGTTGATCACCGACCTCCAAGGCAAGGAAGTGATGCAGGCAAAAGATTGGCATCTGCAAGCTGGAGACAACAGGCTGCGCTTGGACCTCGGGAAATTGCCTGCCGGAATGTACGTCGTCAGGGCAGAAGGCAAACAAGGAACTGGCGCTCTGCGAATTGTGATCGAATAA
- a CDS encoding 2OG-Fe(II) oxygenase, whose product MDASGTDMAVRSGGRIRGKQLYDFRLVEASDLTGYENAIADLQSRKYDGICVRGAIPEDVVDQINAAAAKLPQDIKVMMPVGWSFPPIFAAQIGQAFRNGEEEGMKRMKSYFEISEKFYHNSKDYLGVDTTALVEKWLTAFSNGLPMAIPKGYDNEGQYANCTYRAYYGNGEGNISIHCANYFQTAWQKFFNHLETQTDVYDQLSFFFMLQEPESGGELTLYDFEWEKGQTKKSNHENKEVIMADGSIRYIDGEEVQIIDPKKGDLILFAGGQIWHRVEEVLGTRERITLGGFLDYGWDKKKIFYWS is encoded by the coding sequence ATGGACGCTTCAGGAACAGATATGGCAGTGCGGAGCGGCGGACGCATCCGCGGCAAACAGTTGTATGACTTCCGCCTCGTCGAGGCAAGTGATCTTACCGGCTATGAAAATGCGATTGCTGACCTGCAATCACGCAAATACGATGGTATCTGCGTCCGGGGCGCGATTCCTGAAGATGTTGTCGATCAGATCAATGCAGCCGCCGCAAAGTTGCCGCAGGACATCAAGGTGATGATGCCGGTTGGGTGGTCATTTCCTCCGATCTTTGCTGCTCAAATCGGTCAAGCTTTCCGGAATGGCGAGGAAGAAGGGATGAAGCGCATGAAATCCTACTTCGAGATCAGCGAGAAGTTTTACCACAATTCCAAAGACTACCTCGGAGTCGACACAACGGCACTCGTCGAAAAATGGCTCACAGCATTTTCCAACGGTCTCCCGATGGCCATTCCGAAGGGATATGACAACGAAGGTCAGTATGCCAACTGCACCTACCGGGCCTACTACGGTAACGGCGAGGGCAATATCAGCATCCACTGCGCGAATTATTTCCAGACGGCTTGGCAGAAATTTTTCAATCACCTCGAGACCCAAACCGACGTTTACGATCAATTGAGCTTCTTTTTCATGTTGCAGGAGCCTGAAAGCGGCGGGGAATTGACCCTGTATGACTTCGAATGGGAAAAGGGTCAGACCAAGAAGAGCAACCATGAGAACAAGGAAGTGATCATGGCCGACGGTAGTATCCGGTACATCGATGGGGAGGAAGTGCAGATCATCGATCCCAAGAAAGGGGACCTGATTTTGTTTGCAGGCGGCCAAATCTGGCACCGCGTCGAGGAAGTCCTCGGCACCCGGGAAAGGATTACTTTGGGCGGCTTCTTGGACTACGGCTGGGACAAAAAGAAGATATTCTACTGGTCTTGA
- a CDS encoding tellurite resistance TerB family protein: protein MGLFSNMFGGGQDKPVSFNRQEAFTGFLLAVIAADGVITSEEILDFYSAVNKAQIMENVSQDAFKKIIQKCMDVLKKKGFEELLQLSALGTTPDTAKGVFAYACDLVFSDSNVDPTEAKMLDRIKDLLKIDDDFAAKAGRVAKAKASV from the coding sequence ATGGGTCTTTTTAGCAACATGTTTGGAGGCGGTCAAGACAAGCCCGTTTCCTTCAATCGCCAGGAGGCATTCACCGGCTTTTTGCTCGCCGTGATTGCTGCCGATGGCGTCATCACCAGCGAAGAAATCCTGGATTTCTATTCCGCGGTGAACAAAGCTCAGATCATGGAAAACGTCTCGCAAGATGCGTTCAAAAAGATCATCCAAAAGTGCATGGACGTCTTGAAGAAGAAGGGATTCGAAGAATTGCTGCAATTGAGCGCACTCGGAACCACTCCGGATACAGCCAAGGGTGTCTTTGCCTATGCCTGCGACCTCGTATTCAGCGACAGCAATGTGGATCCCACCGAAGCCAAGATGCTCGACCGTATCAAGGACTTGCTCAAGATCGACGATGATTTTGCAGCCAAGGCAGGCCGCGTCGCCAAAGCAAAAGCTTCCGTTTAA
- a CDS encoding four helix bundle protein: protein MFDFEKLTVYQKAKAFHKEIVNWLRSNPKIDSVTRDQLRRAALSIPLNIAEGTGRFTPRDRRNFYVIARSSILEVLS from the coding sequence ATGTTCGACTTCGAAAAACTCACCGTTTACCAGAAAGCTAAAGCATTCCACAAGGAAATTGTCAATTGGCTACGTAGCAACCCCAAAATTGACAGTGTTACGCGTGACCAACTACGCAGAGCTGCACTCAGTATCCCGTTAAACATTGCTGAAGGCACTGGCCGTTTCACACCTAGGGACCGTCGGAACTTTTACGTCATTGCCAGAAGTTCCATACTTGAGGTCCTATCATGA
- a CDS encoding WG repeat-containing protein, giving the protein MNLGNGLIAANERESVQYWERRPERICPIFPYGRSGILDTTGKWFVQPASDHIGDFGHGIYWLCNGGKVAKYCMEPHHVEGGRYSLINRNGILVDSLDDIALGFVNGHTPVYKDERIALMDSTGKLVTGFVFDKVIANRRYSMEEREGLPDLRLWKLALRRDGHWVSLMPDGRLLPLDWPAQLEMEDWPIGWRKQASNWISRYMPPMLPCRESPEDHRNGHLIPKDLSYAENFPSELHLEEICAEIRAKALASIGLEVRVRGKKQALAIINGKRLTDFGTDHYELANGETVLVRHLVAFSANGKNQSQPIENEVWDGFSTMEPTIQLGLLDRNGKTIVPTRFSDIDVIPELDFIYARNARGNTCYTLHGEVFAISAEPLYFESVGNGCLSYKTGDIFVVMDSLHNVLVRDTFGPSECEIQDGWLWYRWRFDGGYYGRQIEGDSVVGPVFGDGNPAIIYKFLQAHPEYDCDSCELKHLENGQWRFGKIDVWGLCDANGKVLLPREYESISPIGDLVWVKKNGLEGLNSSTGKVIFPAEFVEIQPVDCGFFRCRKSIDGQMTQSIVNLEGNYIWKWTAE; this is encoded by the coding sequence GTGAATCTCGGGAACGGCCTGATTGCCGCCAATGAGCGGGAGTCGGTACAATACTGGGAGCGAAGACCGGAACGTATTTGTCCAATTTTCCCCTATGGGCGCTCTGGGATTTTGGATACCACCGGAAAATGGTTCGTACAACCTGCGAGTGACCATATCGGTGATTTTGGGCATGGTATTTATTGGCTATGCAACGGAGGCAAGGTTGCAAAGTATTGCATGGAACCCCACCACGTGGAAGGCGGGCGGTATTCGCTGATCAATCGCAACGGTATCTTGGTCGACAGTTTGGATGACATTGCATTGGGATTCGTCAACGGACATACCCCCGTTTACAAAGATGAACGAATCGCTTTGATGGACTCCACCGGTAAGCTGGTGACTGGATTTGTTTTTGATAAAGTGATTGCCAATCGGCGGTATTCCATGGAGGAAAGGGAAGGCTTGCCAGACTTGAGATTGTGGAAACTGGCCCTGCGGAGAGATGGACACTGGGTCAGTTTGATGCCTGATGGGCGTCTATTGCCACTGGATTGGCCTGCCCAACTGGAAATGGAGGACTGGCCGATCGGTTGGCGGAAGCAAGCCTCCAATTGGATTTCGCGGTACATGCCACCGATGTTGCCCTGTCGGGAAAGTCCTGAGGACCATCGGAATGGCCACTTGATTCCCAAAGACCTGTCCTATGCCGAGAACTTTCCCTCCGAATTGCATTTGGAAGAAATCTGCGCCGAAATTCGCGCCAAGGCGCTCGCCAGCATAGGGCTTGAGGTACGTGTGCGCGGAAAAAAGCAGGCCTTGGCGATCATCAACGGCAAACGGTTGACGGATTTTGGCACAGATCATTATGAGCTTGCCAATGGTGAAACGGTATTGGTGCGTCACCTCGTAGCTTTTTCTGCAAATGGAAAAAATCAATCTCAACCCATTGAAAATGAGGTTTGGGACGGTTTTTCTACCATGGAGCCAACCATCCAACTGGGATTGCTCGACCGGAACGGCAAGACAATTGTTCCCACCAGGTTTAGCGACATCGATGTGATTCCCGAGCTGGATTTCATCTATGCACGCAATGCGCGAGGAAACACCTGTTACACCCTGCATGGCGAAGTTTTCGCGATTTCGGCGGAGCCCCTCTATTTTGAAAGCGTAGGGAACGGTTGTTTGAGCTACAAGACAGGCGACATCTTTGTCGTGATGGACAGTCTGCACAATGTATTGGTGCGGGATACATTCGGGCCCTCGGAATGCGAAATCCAAGACGGTTGGCTCTGGTATCGATGGCGTTTTGACGGCGGGTACTATGGACGGCAAATTGAAGGAGACAGTGTCGTTGGGCCGGTCTTCGGCGACGGTAACCCGGCGATCATCTACAAATTCCTGCAAGCGCATCCGGAATATGACTGTGACAGCTGCGAATTGAAGCATTTGGAAAACGGCCAATGGCGCTTTGGCAAAATTGATGTTTGGGGACTTTGCGATGCCAACGGCAAGGTGCTGCTACCGAGGGAATACGAATCGATTTCACCCATTGGGGATCTGGTTTGGGTAAAGAAAAATGGCCTTGAAGGATTGAATTCCAGTACCGGGAAAGTGATTTTTCCAGCGGAATTTGTTGAAATTCAGCCCGTAGACTGTGGATTCTTCCGCTGTCGAAAATCGATTGATGGCCAGATGACGCAATCCATCGTCAATCTTGAAGGAAACTACATCTGGAAATGGACGGCAGAATGA